One window from the genome of Rhinolophus ferrumequinum isolate MPI-CBG mRhiFer1 chromosome 10, mRhiFer1_v1.p, whole genome shotgun sequence encodes:
- the DNAJC22 gene encoding dnaJ homolog subfamily C member 22, with protein MAKGLLVTYVLWAVGGPAGLHHLYLGRDSHALLWMLTLGGGGLGWLWEFWKLPSFVAQANRAQRQRQSSGRGTPPLSPIRFAAQMIVGIYFGIVALISLSFMASFYIVGLPLAVGLGVLLVAAVGNQTSDFKNTLGAAFLTSPIFYGRPIAILPISLVASITAQKHRRYKASAGSETLSVRLYRLGLAYLAFTGPLAYSVLCNTAATIGYVAETVGSFLSWFSFFPFLGRLLESVLLLPYRVWRLLVGDPGFSSSYFQEWEKLYEFVRSFQDEKRHLAYQVLGLLEGATNEEIHRRYRELVKIWHPDHNRHQTEEAQRHFMEIQAAYEVLSQPRKPRGS; from the exons ATGGCCAAGGGGCTCCTGGTGACCTATGTCCTCTGGGCTGTAGGGGGCCCTGCTGGGCTCCACCACCTGTACCTGGGACGGGACAGCCATGCACTGCTCTGGATGCTTAccctgggtgggggtggcctGGGCTGGCTCTGGGAGTTTTGGAAGCTACCAAGCTTTGTAGCTCAGGCCAACAGAGCCCAGCGGCAGAGGCAGAGCTCAGGACGGGGGACACCCCCTCTGAGTCCCATCCGCTTTGCTGCCCAGATGATAGTGGGCATCTATTTTGGCATTGTGGCTCTCATTAGCCTCTCTTTCATGGCCAGCTTCTATATCGTGGGCCTCCCACTGGCAGTTGGCTTAGGGGTCTTGCTGGTGGCTGCTGTTGGCAACCAGACGTCAGACTTTAAGAACACTCTAGGGGCAGCATTTCTTACTTCCCCGATCTTCTATGGCCGCCCCATAGCCATCTTACCCATCAGCCTGGTGGCCAGCATCACAGCCCAGAAGCATCGCCGCTACAAAGCTTCAGCTGGGTCAGAGACGCTCAGTGTGCGGCTCTACCGCCTAGGCTTAGCTTACCTCGCTTTCACGGGCCCGCTAGCATACAGTGTCCTTTGCAACACAGCTGCCACCATCGGCTATGTGGCAGAGACCGTGGGCTCCTTCTTGAGTTGGTTcagcttctttcccttccttggcCGCCTCCTGGAGTCTGTCCTCCTTCTGCCTTACCGAGTCTGGAGGCTTCTGGTGGGGGATCCTGGCTTCAGCAGCAGCTACTTCCAGGAATGGGAGAAGCTCTATGAATTTGTTCGCAGTTTTCAGGATGAGAAGCGTCACCTGGCTTACCAG GTTTTGGGCCTCTTAGAGGGggcaacaaatgaagaaatacatcGGAGATACCGGGAGCTAGTGAAAATCTGGCACCCAGACCATAACCGGCACCAGACAGAGGAGGCTCAGAGGCATTTCATGGAGATCCAAGCTGCATATGAAGTCCTGAGTCAGCCTAGGAAGCCCAGGGGATCCTGA